A stretch of Scheffersomyces stipitis CBS 6054 chromosome 2, complete sequence DNA encodes these proteins:
- a CDS encoding predicted protein (go_component membrane; integral to membrane~go_funtion ATP binding~go_process transport), with amino-acid sequence MEQLDLLSVDASHAPNGWSLLSNLPMVYGNFVEMGKSGHHKGVHNGTSSAKNDSWLSCNTQSDGWGPLSSEYNDITPCFLQGVLFGLSAILMIAVGSYQVYSLRKRKISVSNRKSWSFYTKLLLVVFQLVLQVALVGLYGDVGIIKTSLVLNAIATVVAFAIHYIEQYKSTIPNGVLLFYWLFQIILNLGRIVNSHLRNESHTQFAVVVILSTVNSLFILVIEVVFTMQPLTSYTKLIRESPYDTANVFSRITFDWMGALMKRGYEKFLTERDLPPLPVELKASATSNRFGNFWEGQSKPSLFLAIAKAFGAEFMLGGVFKGLQDALAFVQPQLLRLLIKFVNDYSESQKAGSPIPLTKGLLIAVSMFVVSVVQTACLHQYFQRAFDTGMKIKSSLTSVIYNKALVLSNETKQESSTGDIVNLMSVDVQRLQDLVQNLQIIWSGPFQIFLCLYSLHGLIGNSMWAGVAIMVVMIPLNAVIARIQKSLQKTQMKNKDERSRLINEILNNIKSLKLYGWEQPYLQRLNHVRNEKELKNLKKMGIFSAFSNFTWTLAPFLVSCSTFAVFVLTEKNRSLSTDLVFPALSLFNLLSFPLAVVPMVITNIVEAQVAVSRLTKFLTGTELQEDAVIKAPRVSKIGETAVSISNGTFLWSKAKGDSNYKVALSNINLSAKKGHLDCIVGKVGSGKSSIIQAVLGDLYKLDGEVRIHGKTAYVSQVPWIMNGTVRDNILFGHKYDAEFYQHVLKACALTVDLSILPKGDSTEVGEKGISLSGGQKARLSLARAVYARADVYLLDDPLSAVDEHVGKHLTDHVLGPNGLLKTKCKILATNSIKVLSIADNIHLVSDGRVVEQGTYDDIFKQENSKIRQLIEEFGKKKDSGTSTPTKEIKDEEDEEPKDNVDLANLDSDSDYEVGSLRRASDASLLAEDEVGLSDQEEDEDEESKARKEHLEQGQVKWEVYKEYANACNPVNVAIFLFTAFLCLSINVASNVWLKHWSEVNTKYGYNPNVGKYLGIYFLLGIGFSVSSLIQNSFLWIFCTIQGSKKLHNQMAVSVLRAPMSFFETTPIGRILNRFSNDVYKVDEILGRVFSMFFSNSIKVLLTIVVIIFSTWQFVFLVLPLGILYVYYQQYYLRTSRELRRLDSVSRSPIFANFQESLTGVSIIRAYGQEERFKFLNENRVDKNMSAYHPAINANRWLAVRLEFLGSVIILGAAGLSILTLKSGRLTAGLVGLSVSYALQITQSLNWIVRMTVEVETNIVSVERIMEYSRLTPEAPEIIEDHRPAANWPTQGEIKFENFSAKYRPELDLVLKNINLHIKPREKVGIVGRTGAGKSSITLSLFRIIEAFTGDIDIDSVNTGSIGLADLRHKLSIIPQDSQVFEGTIKSNLDPTNEYNDEQIWKALELSHLKDHVLKMYEQRDKDQELESALDVKLSEGGANLSIGQKQLMCLGRVLLKMSASNILVLDEATAAVDVETDQILQQTIRSEFKDKTIITIAHRLNTILDSDRIIVLEKGEVAEFDTPANLLKKKDSLFYSLCKQGGFVEDNDE; translated from the coding sequence ATGGAACAACTCGACTTGCTATCTGTGGACGCGTCTCACGCTCCTAATGGTTGGAGTCTTCTCAGCAATTTGCCTATGGTGTATGGAAATTTCGTAGAAATGGGCAAATCTGGCCACCACAAGGGTGTTCATAATGGAACTTCTTCGGCAAAGAACGACTCGTGGTTACTGTGTAACACGCAAAGTGACGGCTGGGGGCCCTTGTCGTCCGAATACAACGATATAACGCCGTGTTTCCTACAAGGTGTGCTCTTTGGGCTTTCTGCTATTCTTATGATAGCAGTAGGTCTGTATCAAGTTTACAGTctcagaaagagaaagatatCTGTTTCCAACAGAAAGTCATGGTCATTTTACACCAAGTTGCTCTTGGTCGTATTTCAATTGGTGTTGCAAGTGGCATTGGTGGGTCTCTATGGGGACGTCGGTATCATCAAAACGTCTCTCGTACTCAATGCTATCGCAACTGTAGTAGCATTTGCTATTCATTACATAGAACAGTACAAGCTGACAATTCCAAATGGCGTATTGTTATTTTACTGGTTGTTTCAGATCATATTAAACCTTGGACGTATAGTCAACAGCCATTTGCGTAATGAGAGCCATACCCAGTTCGCAGTAGTAGTCATTTTGTCCACTgtcaattctcttttcatTCTTGTCATAGAGGTCGTTTTTACAATGCAGCCGTTGACCAGCTACACCAAATTAATCCGTGAATCACCATATGATACTGCTAATGTCTTTTCCAGAATCACATTCGACTGGATGGGTGCTTTGATGAAGAGAGGCTAcgagaagttcttgaccGAACGCGACTTGCCTCCTTTGCCAGTAGAATTGAAGGCCTCTGCCACATCTAATCGATTCGGCAACTTTTGGGAGGGCCAATCGAAACCATCGTTGTTTTTGGCTATTGCAAAAGCCTTTGGTGCTGAATTTATGCTTGGTGGAGTCTTTAAAGGTTTGCAAGATGCCTTGGCTTTTGTGCAACCACAAttgttgaggttgttgatcaagttcgTCAATGACTATTCCGAGTCGCAGAAGGCTGGTTCTCCTATTCCGTTAACCAAAGGTTTATTGATAGCTGTGTCGATGTTCGTCGTCTCTGTGGTTCAGACTGCATGTTTGCACCAGTATTTTCAAAGAGCCTTTGACACAGGTATGAAGATCAAATCGTCTTTGACTTCAGTTATCTACAATAAAGCTTTAGTCTTGTCTAATGAAACTAAGCAAGAGTCATCTACTGGTGACATTGTCAATTTAATGTCTGTCGATGTACAAAGATTACAAGATTTGGTACAGAACTTGCAAATCATCTGGTCTGGTccatttcaaattttctTGTGTTTGTATTCGTTGCATGGTTTGATCGGTAATTCGATGTGGGCTGGTGTAGCAATTATGGTAGTCATGATTCCTTTGAATGCGGTCATTGCAAGAATCCAAAAGAGTCTTCAAAAGACccagatgaagaacaaagatGAGAGATCGAGATTGATCaatgaaatcttgaacaatatcaagtcGTTAAAGTTATACGGTTGGGAACAACCTTATTTGCAGAGATTGAACCACGTTAGAAATGAGAAGGAATtaaagaacttgaagaagatgggAATTTTCAGTgccttctccaacttcacGTGGACTTTGGCTCCTTTCTTGGTCAGTTGCTCTACTTTTGCTGTTTTTGTCTTGACGGAAAAGAATAGGAGTTTGTCTACAGACTTGGTTTTCCCAGCCTTGTCATTATTCAACCTCTTGTCTTTCCCTCTTGCTGTAGTTCCCATGGTTATCACTAACATTGTAGAAGCCCAGGTAGCTGTTTCCAGATTGACTAAGTTCTTAACTGGTACTGAATTACAAGAGGATGCAGTTATCAAGGCTCCCAGAGTCAGTAAGATTGGTGAAACTGCTGTATCCATTTCCAATGGTACTTTCTTGTGGTCAAAGGCTAAAGGTGATCTGAACTACAAAGTTGCACTTTCCaatatcaacttgtctGCTAAGAAGGGCCATTTGGATTGTATTGTAGGGAAGGTTGGTTCAGGTAAGTCTTCCATCATTCAGGCTGTTCTTGGTGACTTGTACAAGCTTGATGGTGAGGTGAGAATTCATGGTAAGACTGCCTATGTCTCTCAAGTACCGTGGATTATGAACGGAACTGTTCGTGACAACATTCTTTTCGGCCACAAGTACGATGCTGAATTCTATCAACATGTCTTGAAGGCTTGTGCTTTGACTGTGGACCTCAGCATATTGCCTAAGGGAGATAGTACTGAAGTAGGTGAAAAGGgtatttctctttctggtGGTCAGAAGGCTAGATTGTCATTGGCTAGAGCTGTATACGCTAGAGCTGATGTTTACTTGTTGGACGATCCTTTGAGTGCTGTAGATGAACATGTCGGTAAGCATTTGACCGATCATGTTTTGGGTCCAAATGgtttgttgaagacgaagTGTAAAATTTTGGCAACCAACTCCATCAAGGTGTTGAGTATTGCTGACAACATTCACTTGGTCAGTGatggaagagttgttgaacaaggtACTTACGACGATATATTCAAGCAGGAAAATAGTAAGATTCGTCAATTGATCGAAGAATTTggtaagaagaaagacagTGGAACCAGTACTCCTACTAAAGAAATTaaagacgaagaagatgaagaaccTAAGGACAATGTGGATTTGGCCAACTTGGATTCGGACTCTGATTACGAAGTGGGCAGTTTGAGAAGAGCCTCAGATGCTTCTCTATTGGCCGAGGATGAAGTTGGCTTGTCGGACcaagaagaggatgaagatgaggaaTCTAAGGCTAGAAAGGAACACCTTGAACAAGGTCAAGTCAAGTGGGAAGTCTACAAGGAATACGCCAATGCCTGTAACCCAGTTAACGTtgccattttcttgtttaCTGCGTTCTTGTGTTTGTCTATTAATGTTGCTTCTAACGTCTGGTTAAAACACTGGTCTGAAGTGAACACTAAGTACGGATACAACCCCAACGTTGGTAAGTACTTAGGTATCTACTTTTTGTTGGGTATTGGATTTTCTGTATCTTCCTTGATTCAAAACTCGTTCTTATGGATCTTCTGTACCATTCAAGGATCTAAGAAGTTACACAATCAGATGGCTGTTAGCGTCTTGAGAGCTCCAATGTCGTTCTTTGAGACTACACCAATTGGTAGAATCTTGAACAGATTCTCCAATGATGTTTACAAGGTCGACGAAATCTTGGGCAGAGTGTTCAGTATGTTCTTCAGCAACTCGATTAAGGTTCTTCTCACTATCGTAGTTATCATTTTCTCCACCTGGCAGTTCGTTTTCCTTGTATTACCTCTTGGTATTTTGTACGTTTACTACCAACAGTATTACTTGAGAACTTCCAGAGAATTGAGAAGATTGGACTCTGTTTCAAGATCGCCAATCTTTGCCAACTTCCAGGAATCGTTAACTGGTGTATCTATCATTAGAGCATatggtcaagaagaaagattcaagttcttgaacgagAACAGGGTTGATAAGAATATGAGTGCTTACCATCCTGCTATCAATGCTAACAGATGGTTGGCAGTCAGATTGGAATTCTTGGGATCAGTTATCATTTTGGGTGCTGCTGGTTTGTCGATTTTGACGTTGAAATCTGGACGTTTGACTGCTGGTTTAGTTGGTTTGTCTGTTTCTTACGCTCTTCAAATTACCCAGTCATTAAACTGGATTGTTAGAATGACTGTTGAAGTCGAAACCAATATTGTGTCTGTTGAAAGAATTATGGAATACTCGAGATTAACTCCAGAAGCTCCAGAGATTATCGAGGACCACAGACCTGCTGCCAACTGGCCAACCCAGGGTGAAATCAAATTCGAAAATTTCTCTGCCAAATACAGACCGGAATTAGAtttggtgttgaagaatattaATTTGCATATCAAGCCAAGAGAAAAGGTTGGTATTGTAGGTAGAACTGGTGCCGGTAAGTCTTCAATCACTTTGTCATTGTTCAGAATCATTGAAGCATTTACAGGTGATATCGATATTGATTCTGTCAATACCGGGTCTATTGGTTTGGCTGACTTGAGACACAAATTATCCATCATTCCACAAGATTCGCAAGTCTTCGAAGGAACcatcaagtccaacttgGATCCTACCAATGAATACAACGATGAACAGATTTGGAAAGCTCTTGAATTATCTCATTTGAAAGATCACGTCTTGAAGATGTATGAACAGAGAGATAAGGATCAAGAATTAGAATCTGCATTGGATGTAAAGTTGAGTGAAGGTGGTGCCAATTTGTCTATTGGACAGAAGCAGTTGATGTGCTTAGGCAGAGttcttttgaagatgaGTGCTTCAAACATTTTGGTTTTAGATGAAgctactgctgctgtcgATGTAGAGACTGAccagattcttcaacaaactaTCAGATCTGAGTTCAAGGACAAAACAATTATTACCATTGCTCATAGATTAAACACTATCTTGGACTCTGACAGAATTATTGTGTTGGAGAAAGGTGAAGTAGCTGAATTTGATACCCCAGCTaacttattgaagaagaaggattCTTTATTCTACTCCTTGTGTAAACAGGGTGGTTTTGTCGAAGACAACGATGAGTAG
- the WDR4 gene encoding WDR repeat protein putative Transfer RNA methyltransferase, with protein sequence MKHPFQIVLVNKAGTHLFASVKNHLQVFRLSDGKVVGSWIDTVDMFTPLKKQQEEKIKVLQEQNKQTEESENNEIKNESAEPAEKKSKGNDSKPIKIPKIPVPGPGAPPIYNYIRSLALSEDEKHLMGTTDSDKAAIIFKVDLSSEGNCLTLIKRQVFQKRPCAVSSDQETLIVADKFGDVYSIGIDNEAPVDEKELSPILGHVSMLSDVLVATYNDKKFILTGDRDEHIRVSNYPKSYVIKNWLFGHHEFVSNLHIPEFDSSLLVSGGGDDYLCLWKWYDNQLLSKIELRDLLLPFLEEFHLPPERFLTDESQKEISIAKILTFVSKKSQKKYIVVLAENTKCLLTFELKADNTVTHKQTLTTDFPIIDICLISENSSIIAAVDRETSDSLLEFYTLGDEDVFEVQSHTDIIQTITSANECDVEKRREFYPLYYINTLRKRSEH encoded by the coding sequence ATGAAGCATCCGTTCCAGATTGTATTGGTTAACAAAGCAGGCACGCATTTATTTGCCTCCGTCAAGAACCACTTGCAGGTTTTTCGCCTCAGCGATGGGAAAGTTGTTGGATCCTGGATTGATACTGTAGACATGTTCACtccattgaagaaacaacaggaagaaaagataaaAGTTTTACAAGAGCAAAATAAGcagacagaagaaagcgaaaataatgaaattAAAAACGAATCTGCCGAACcagcagaaaagaagtctaAGGGTAATGACTCCAAGCCGATCAAAATTCCTAAGATCCCAGTGCCAGGTCCAGGAGCTCCACCTATCTACAACTATATACGTTCATTGGCATTGtcagaagacgaaaaaCATTTGATGGGAACCACTGACAGCGACAAGGCTGCTATCATTTTCAAGGTAGACTTGAGCTCTGAAGGGAACTGCTTGACTTTAATCAAGAGACAAGTGTTTCAAAAGAGACCTTGtgctgtttcttcagaCCAAGAAACTCTTATCGTAGCCGATAAGTTTGGTGATGTTTACTCCATTGGAATCGACAACGAGGCTCCAGTAGACGAGAAAGAGTTAAGTCCTATTTTGGGCCATGTCTCGATGTTGAGCGATGTGTTGGTAGCCACCtacaacgacaagaagttcatcttGACAGGTGACAGAGATGAACATATTAGAGTTTCGAACTATCCCAAGTCATATGTGATTAAGAACTGGTTATTTGGTCATCATGAGTTTGTTTCTAATTTGCATATACCCGAATTTGACTCTTCTTTACTTGTGAGTGGAGGTGGTGACGATTACCTCTGTTTATGGAAGTGGTATGACAACCAGTTGTTGAGCAAGATCGAATTGAGAGATTTGTTATTGcctttcttggaagaattcCATTTACCTCCAGAAAGATTCTTGACTGATGAATCTCAGAAAGAAATCTCAATTGCGAAGATTTTAACCTTtgtttcaaagaaatcCCAAAAGAAGTACATCGTAGTTTTGGCTGAGAATACCAAGTGTCTCTTGACTTTTGAACTCAAAGCCGACAATACAGTCACTCATAAACAGACATTGACCACCGATTTTCCTATAATAGATATCTGCTTGATCAGCGAGAACTCTTCAATcattgctgctgttgataGAGAAACGTCAGACAGTCTTTTGGAGTTTTACACTCTTGGTGACGAAGATGTCTTCGAAGTTCAAAGCCATACCGACATTATCCAAACTATCACTCTGGCCAATGAGTGTGATGTCGAAAAGAGACGCGAATTCTACCCCTTGTACTATATAAACACTTTACGTAAGAGAAGTGAACATTAG